A stretch of Acropora muricata isolate sample 2 chromosome 7, ASM3666990v1, whole genome shotgun sequence DNA encodes these proteins:
- the LOC136922490 gene encoding oxidation resistance protein 1-like isoform X3, which yields MSSKVKRKPPPGTKEYLVDTSDSLAKIALRFNTTPSELTRINKLSSRMLFPGQSLFVPDDQGDKSVIKEPPSEPVVKPPLPLSNKQENDQIAQANGDHETVKLTKDVSWEEEEEEVTEHYLKIYAKYITDGQGIANGVLLITPHSVMFKPNVSDPLVMDRGQDTYSIATRMTSVTSAAMYTDIAAMAIHDPLKPGRFYLDAATAQSLSRQNSIDAETTSASTCGNVGTCLKDISEVSLSSKENDKPYTEGDLTDGGQKHAYDADTYICSPSENAISDSEDVRTIVHEVLNNLINQIADYELSHLNKKAQSVKDSTVKPVLLQDIYNTRDAHSMSPTSEDSGIGCSLNQNEESKDQELAHRPEHGHGCLHEASEDQAAMSDGRVEIDNNDVSYSNSEQSLFSALSSNVKYWLGQGGYDKSDEDEDVVQIIPKPATPVNHQPLYLCLRISKKHWCIHHAQGANLHHGGEDLWHRDLKRREYWFAIPPSRTEQVYRFFQKWCPNIHNAFDKDDSDDSEMSPHDSHAMEEEGLNLVESFYSENPYQGSHPQLTKTRSEGDVTKVKRGFYGFKTKPGKAAKVLTSPKLSPEFVEDVLPEMESKSEILGEEHLRKLNRILPSRTVGHCWELVYSTFQHGFSLSTLYRKMEVYDSPVLLVVTDDAHQIFGALCSCPLKVSEGFYGTGESFLYKFDSDTVKTYRWTGENNFFIKGSKDSLAIGSGGGNFGLWLDEDLYHGSSHPCSTFSSSQLSSQEDFLCSGLEAWTFV from the exons GTTGATACAAGTGATAGCCTGGCAAAGATTGCCCTCAGGTTTAACACGACTCCATCTGAGCTGACAAGAATCAATAAGCTGTCGTCGCGGATGCTCTTTCCAGGACAG tcattatttgtGCCTGATGACCAAGGTGACAAAAGTGTGATCAAAGAACCACCATCAGAACCAGTTGTTAAACCTCCACTGCCATTAAGCAACAAG CAGGAAAATGATCAGATAGCCCAAGCCAATGGCGACCACGAGACGGTCAAACTTACCAAAGATGTTTCTTGGgaggaggaagaggaagaagtcACAGAACATTATCTCAAAATTTATGCAAAGTACATTACAGATGGACAG GGTATTGCCAATGGCGTTCTTTTGATTACACCCCACTCGGTCATGTTCAAACCTAACGTGTCAGATCCGCTGGTGATGGACAGAGGTCAGGATACGTACAGTATAGCAACACGTATGACATCAGTTACCAGCGCGGCAATGTACACTGATATCGCGGCGATGGCTATCCATGATCCTCTGAAACCTGGAAG gttttatCTAGATGCTGCAACAGCGCAGTCTCTCAGTCGACAAAATAGCATCGACGCAGAAACAACATCTGCATCAACTTGTGGAAATGTTGGCACTTGTCTCAAAGATATTTCGGAAGTATCGTTGTCCTCAAAGGAAAATGACAAGCCTTATACGGAAGGTGATCTGACGGATGGTGGGCAAAAACACGCCTATGATGCAGACACATACATTTGTAGTCCATCGGAGAATGCAATTTCTGATTCCGAAGATGTGAGAACGATTGTGCACGAGGTTTTGAACAATTTGATAAATCAAATCGCAGATTATGAACTCAGCCATTTGAATAAAAAAGCACAGTCAGTCAAAGACTCCACAGTGAAACCGGTGCTGTTGCAGGACATTTACAACACTAGAGATGCTCATTCCATGTCACCCACGTCAGAGGATTCGGGAATCGGCTGCTCTTTGAACCAAAACGAGGAATCGAAAGACCAGGAACTTGCTCATCGTCCAGAACATGGACATGGTTGCTTACATGAAGCCTCCGAAGATCAAGCTGCGATGAGTGATGGCAGAGTAGAAATTGATAACAACGACGTGTCTTACAGTAATTCTGAACAATCGTTATTTTCTGCGCTTAGCAGTAATGTGAAGTATTGGCTTGGGCAAGGCGGCTATGACAAATCTG ATGAAGACGAAGATGTTGTGCAGATAATCCCAAAGCCGGCCACACCTGTCAACCATCAACCGCTCTATCTCTGCCTACGAATTAGCAAGAAGCATTGGTGTATACACCACGCTCAAGGTGCCAATTTGCATCATGGCGGAGAGGACCTTTGGCATAGAGATCTCAAACGAAGGGAATACTGGTTTGCTATCCCCCCGTCAAG GACGGAACAAGTTTACAGATTCTTCCAGAAATGGTGTCCTAATATCCACAATGCTTTCGACAAAGATGATAGTGACGACAGCGAAATGTCACCCCATGACTCTCACGCCATGGAAGAAGAG GGCCTAAATCTGGTGGAGTCATTCTATTCGGAGAATCCCTATCAAGGATCACACCCTCAG CTGACGAAAACACGCAGTGAAGGAGATGTTACAAAAGTCAAAAGAGgtttttatggttttaaaaCCAAACCTGGAAAAGCTGCTAAAGTGCTGACAAG CCCGAAACTTTCCCCAGAATTCGTTGAAGATGTTCTTCCTGAAATGGAATCCAAATCAGAAATTCTTGGGGAGGAGCATCtgagaaag CTGAACCGCATTCTTCCATCAAGGACCGTGGGCCACTGTTGGGAATTGGTGTACAGCACCTTCCAACATGGCTTCTCTCTTAGCACTCTGTACAGGAAAATGGAAGTCTATGATTCACCTGTCCTCCTGGTTGTCACGGATGACGCGCACCAA ATTTTCGGTGCCCTGTGCTCGTGTCCCTTAAAAGTTAGCGAAGGATTTTATGGTACAGGGGAGTCCTTTCTGTACAAGTTTGACAGCGACACAGTCAAG ACGTATCGCTGGACAGGAGAAAACAACTTTTTTATCAAGGGATCTAAAGACAGCTTAGCTATCGGAAGCGGAGG CGGTAACTTTGGTCTTTGGCTCGATGAAGATCTTTATCACGGTAGTAGCCATCCGTGCTCTACGTTCAGCAGCTCCCAGCTCTCTTCGCAAGAAGATTTCCTTTGCAGTGGACTGGAAGCGTGGACGTTCGTGTAA
- the LOC136922492 gene encoding uncharacterized protein, giving the protein MGHLVNMGSKEEMEKVIQLQYTQASQSGRGHLTAGEQKQLKGRWQRESRTVDCAASMDQADHQPKKRFKRLIEDFVDNSSESDDELIRIEQEKVGKIISNLGKKPLSNIPALTDTTTTSQMEKRLFNLEREVDQIKESLEHVKKELRTSSTVPAGTCSPNSTPSGSKPHENKTLTPAAVSKPEIWHHGINLLNVKAPPKEPQKCALHLLDKLFTKKELSEGILFQSKRSLKPPLDEARVSKMFDVLNAQYTAEKIQKYRQAIIDACNQKCRDVARKELAGSASKCTNDTDNRGQ; this is encoded by the exons ATGGGCCATTTGGTGAATATGG GGTCCAAAGAGGAGATGGAAAAAGTCATCCAATTACAATACACACAAGCGAGTCAAAGTGGAAGAGGGCACCTGACTGCAG GGGAGCAAAAACAGTTAAAAGGCAGATGGCAAAGAGAAAGTAGAACAGTGGATTGTGCAGCTTCAATGGATCAGGCTGATCATCAACCCAAGAAACGATTTAAAAGACTGATTGAAGACTTTGTTGACAACAGCAGTGAAAGTGACGATGAATTAATAAGAATCGAACAGGAAAAGGTTGGAAAAATAATCTCAAACCTTGGGAAGAAG CCACTCTCCAACATACCTGCTCTTACAGACACCACAACTACCAGTCAAATGGAAAAAAGATTATTTAATCTGGAGCGGGAAGTAGATCAAATCAAAGAATCACTGGAACATGTAAAAAAAGAACTCAGGACCAGCAGCACTGTGCCAGCTGGGACATGTTCCCCAAACAGT ACTCCATCTGGTTCAAAACCTCATGAGAACAAGACTTTGACTCCTGCAGCTGTCAGTAAGCCAGAAATT tGGCATCATGGAATTAACCTCCTAAATGTTAAGGCACCACCTAAAGAGCCCCAGAAGTGTGCTCTGCACCTTCTTGACAAGTTGTTTACCAAAAAAGAACTGTCTGAGGGGATCTTGTTTCAATCAAAAAGATCTCTCAAGCCACCTCTAGATGAGGCTAGAGTGTCAAAAATGTTTG ATGTTCTCAATGCACAATACACAGCTGAGAAAATACAAAAGTACAGGCAGGCCATAATCGATGCATGCAATCAAAAGTGCAGGGACGTGGCAAGGAAGGAATTAGCTGGATCAGCAtccaaatgcaccaatgacactGACAACCGTGGACAATAA
- the LOC136922491 gene encoding uncharacterized protein codes for MDSDSDVGESVAHQESCSNEIKRQISNSSDTSDADGCQRKTRRPKVRRRPTRYVRLPSYKHRYEEDTSDDDGLFKFDSIKTISPCSKIVSAAEDGFASSNESESGSADLPRPYVPYINEATNDWGSPSSQETENELLYTLSVDSDCSGRTEINAAFVNEEAEDQTHAYLLSNSSGSSGEELDSCDDSNGNDSSSDESDKDSFLPDDGSDRANVFSKSIYEGSNLSVGASCILITQFSRKNKLPRKAQNDLLTLLKLHCPEGVEIALPQTYKELLKKTMPSLANIAKVRVCSICTKKIEGDATECEDGHPAGRPTKEDSYFIELPLEPQLKMIIEENLSEIFGGCRKQVLECTEEASSYKDITDGTLYKNFYKEVHSESGDRTCCHLSLMISTDGAPVFKSTHCSIWPLYLCILELPSQKRYSVKNVLLIGLWYGVKKPKINSFLEGFLCKIGMLETEGLLVYNKWEDEFVTFKVHLHCCICDLPGKALVFLHKLYNGLFGCMVCFHPGVRLAIRGNVRVYPYAGDQYEMRTSEATRQHALLAQLSGTDVFGVKGFSVLHNYMSVPDGCPVDYMHCILQGTGKWILSAIVDSKNKDQAFFIDADAQRTINAKLQAIAVPHDMERKPRSLEYIKRWKGKSSPNSKDHYYFNMQWNYISPFHRLCKSVQDFKSAL; via the exons ATGGATTCGGACAGCGACGTCGGTGAATCAGTAGCACATCAAGAATCTTGTAGCAATGAAATCAAGCGACAGATTTCGAACAGTAGCGACACTAGCGATGCTGATGGGTGTCAGAGAAAAACGAGACGACCAAAAGTAAGGCGAAGACCGACACGATATGTGCGTCTTCCTTCATATAAACATCGCTACGAAGAGGACACCTCGGATGATGACGGGCTCTTTAAATTTGattcaattaaaacaatttcACCTTGCAGCAAAATAGTTTCAGCAGCAGAAGATGGGTTTGCATCTTCAAATGAAAGCGAAAGTGGTTCAGCAGATCTTCCACGTCCTTATGTGCCGTATATAAACGAAGCGACCAACGATTGGGGATCTCCTTCGTCTCAAGAAACAGAAAACGAGCTGTTGTACACTCTTTCGGTTGATAGCGATTGTAGTGGTCGTACAGAGATCAATGCCGCGTTTGTGAATGAAGAAGCAGAAGATCAGACTCACGCATATCTGTTGTCCAACTCTAGCGGTTCTAGCGGTGAAGAACTCGATTCGTGCGACGATTCGAATGGAAACGATAGCAGTTCAGATGAAAGTGACAAGGATTCTTTCCTTCCGGACGATGGAAGTGATCGTGCAAACGTATTTTCGAAGAGCATTTACGAAGGATCTAATTTGTCTGTAGGTGCAAGTTGTATTCTCATTACGCAGTTTAGTCGCAAGAACAAGCTTCCCCGTAAGGCTCAGAATGATCTTCTCACTTTACTTAAGTTACATTGTCCTGAGGGGGTTGAAATTGCTTTACCCCAAACTTACAAGGAACTGTTAAAAAAGACTATGCCATCACTAGCCAACATTGCGAAAGTACGGGTTTGTTCGATTTGCACGAAAAAAATAGAAGGAGATGCCACGGAGTGTGAAGACGGACATCCCGCGGGAAGACCAACTAAAGAGGATTCATACTTCATCGAATTACCCCTGGAACCACAGCTGAAAATGATTATTGAAG AGAACCTCTCAGAAATTTTTGGAGGGTGCAGAAAGCAGGTGCTGGAATGCACTGAAGAAGCAAGCTCTTATAAAGACATCACAGATGGAACATTATACAAGAATTTTTACAAGGAAGTACACAGTGAAAGTGGAGATAGAACATGTTGTCACTTAAGTTTGATGATTAGTACTGATGGAGCTCCTGTGTTCAAGTCCACTCATTGCTCTATTTGGCCACTATATCTGTGTATTTTAGAGCTTCCATCACAGAAAAG ATATTCGGTGAAGAATGTTCTTCTCATTGGGCTTTGGTATGGTGTAAAGAAACCCAAAATCAATTCCTTTTTGGAAGGATTTCTCTGCAAAATTGGAATGCTGGAGACAGAAG GTCTTCTTGTATACAACAAATGGGAGGATGAATTTGTAACTTTCAAAGTGCATCTGCACTGCTGCATATGTGACCTGCCAGGAAAAGCGCTTGTCTTCCTACACAAGCTTTATAATGGATTGTTTGGTTGTATG GTCTGTTTTCACCCTGGAGTCAGACTAGCCATTCGTGGAAATGTCAGAGTATATCCCTATGCAGGTGACCAATATGAAATGAGAACAAGTGAAGCTACTAGACAGCATGCATTGCTTGCCCAGCTATCGGGTACAGAT GTGTTTGGTGTGAAGGGGTTTTCAGTCCTTCACAACTACATGAGTGTTCCTGATGGATGTCCAGTTGACTACATGCATTGTATCCTTCAAG GCACGGGAAAGTGGATTCTAAGTGCAATTGTAGACTCCAAGAATAAAGACCAGGCATTCTTCATTGATGCAGATGCACAGAGGACCATTAATGCTAAGCTGCAAGCAATTGCTGTTCCACATGACATGGAAAGGAAGCCCAGATCTCTTGAGTACATTAAACGGTGGAAAGGTAAATCCAGTCCAAATAGCAAagatcattattattttaatatgcAATGGAATTACATTTCTCCCTTTCATCGTCTTTGCAAGTCAGTACAGGATTTTAAGAGTGCGCTATAA